From Gossypium raimondii isolate GPD5lz chromosome 11, ASM2569854v1, whole genome shotgun sequence:
GGTTTTGATATGAGATAGGTATGATGCATcattttttcctcttttatcTGTCCCAAGTGTAACAGTTATCTTATTGATGGATCAGGTTGTGATGTCGTTTCATGAATGTGGTGGCAATGTTGGTGATGATGTTTGTATTCCACTTCCCCATTGGGTTGCAGAAATTGGTAGAAGCAATCCTGACATATTTTTTACTGATAgggaaggaagaagaaacactGAATGCCTCTCCTGGGGAATTGATAAGGAACGAGTTTTAAGGGGCCGAACTGCTGTTGAGGTATTAGTCTTTAATATAACTGTCAATATCATTGTGTACATCATGCAGACTGCCTTTGTTTTGAATCATTGAATTCATTTGAGATCAATTGAAGCTAGTTCCAATCATATGTTCTGATTATATAATTGGTAATGGATCTGAGTTTACCACTTTACCTTGTTATGTTCAAATCAACATGGCTACAAAAATAAAGTAACTTCAATTTGCTATTTtctgaaattttcttttgaggGATATTGTAAACagatatgttttaagtttttgttgGAAAACATAGGTGTACTTTGACTTTATGAGAAGTTTCCGAGTggaatttaatgaattttttgaggATGGCATCATATCCATGGTTGAAGTTGGACTAGGTCCCTGTGGGGAGCTACGGTACCCATCTTGCCCAGTAAAGCATGGATGGAGATATCCTGGGATTGGGGAGTTCCAGGTAATTGTTATTACAATTTGAATATTAACTCTTGCATTATTTAAATCTACCATATTCTCACCTCATTTGATTGGCTGCTTATTTAGCTTATTATACTAGCTGTTTATAGTGGGAAATTCGACAGAAAACTTGCTTGTAGCATCAGATTcaccaatttgatttttctaCCCTAACTCTGATAACTgttatttttttgcccaaaatGTGTTAACTGATTTTAAATCACTGTTATACAGATTAATATATTACTTTGCTGCTATATGTATGTTGTGCCAATCCTAGATGCTTCAATCGCATACATTTTCAACTTTCATGCACCTGGAAACATAGCCTACATCTTTGCTCCCTCTCTGGTTATCTTACCCCATTTATGTCCCAGTGTTCTTATCTAACCCACTTCTGTTAAGAGGTGGTTTCCTTGTAGGtgattcttttaaactttagtGCAAGTAACCTCATGACTATTAGTACTGATCTATTGCAAGCATAGCAAGTTTtggttctcttttttttttgctcatgTGTTTCTGTACAGTATGTTGCTTGTTTGTGGTCTTGCCAACATTAGTTTTTTGGTTCTCCATTGGGCATCATTTAACACTTTGCTTTTCCAGTGTTATGATCAGTACATGTTAAAAAGCCTGATGAAGGCAGCAGAAATGAGGGGACACAGCTTTTGGGCTAGAGGGCCAGATAATGCCGGATCGTATAGTTCCCACCCACATGAAACTGGTTTCTTTTGTGACGAAGGAGACTATGATGGTTACTATGGTCGGTTTTTCCTTAATTGGTACTCTCAGTTATTAATCAATCATGGAGACCTGGTACTCTCATTGGCAAAGTTAGCTTTTGAAGGCAGTTGCATTGCAGCAAAGGTGAGTCTGCCTGCACCGGTATCTTATACCCAAGTGAATATTTTGTTATTACCCTCTAAAGTTGACTTTAAGATTCATTGTTTGGCTCGATAGCAATCTTCTTTCTCTTGAACCCCCTCTATCCCTGATGCTTCTTTAGAAGTGTTGCACTTTTCAATCTGTAAACCCCATCAAGCCTGCTGAGCTTGAAGTATTCTAAGGTCCAAGTCTTGTTTCATGTCTTAATGTTACACACTTTgaacattttattgttttaagagtatattatttatcttattcaAGTTCAATTCTTATATGGATCATTTGGTTCAAATTCCACAAGGAAAAGTTGTTGTATAACATGCTTttacaatttctatttttacttcCTTTCGAAATGCTATGTATCCGTTTTGACAAGATCATTTGAATCTGCAAATGAAGAGTACTTCTTCCtcccctttctttttcttcctatgcttttgtttttgttccTTCCCTCTAAAATTATAGAAGTCCCCTCCTGCTGTTAAGTTCacttaaatgtaaaatttatgatcTGAAAGCTAATTTTATAAGTTGTTTCTTCAAACCATGTAGTGTTATTTTCTTTCCATGTTTTAATTGCTGCGCAGCTGCCAGGTATCCACTGGTGGTACAAAACATCCAGTCATGCTGCTGAATTAACGGCTGGATTCTACAATCCTTGCAATCGAGATGGATATATCGCAATAGCAGCAATGCTACATAAGCATGGAGCTGCTTTAAACTTTGCACGTGCTGAACTGCAATTTTTGGAGCAGCGTGAAGACCTGCAGGAAGCACTGGCAAATCCTCAGGGTTTAGTCTGGCAGGTGAGGTTTTGAGAGCTCCTAATAAACCTTAATATTTACTTGCTGTACGTTTTCTTTGGGGGGGGAGGGGAATAACAATTCAATAGTGCAAATTCTTTATTCAAATTCAGAAGCTTAGTAATTCGTCTGTTTCAGGTGCTGAATGCAGCATGGGAGACTTGCATTACAGTTGTAAGCGAGAATGCTTTTGTTTGCCATGATAGGGTAGGCTATAACAAGATCTTGGAGAATGTGAAACCAGTAAATGATCCAGATGGGAGACATTTCTCGTCTTTTACTTACCTAAGGCTCACCCCACTTCTCATGGAGAGACAGAATTTCATGGAATTTGAACGGTTTGTGAAGCGAATGCATGGTAAGTTACAATAtccatttttaaattctaaatgaaTTTCAGTTTTGTAGTCGGAGAGGTAGGTGTGATATTTCATTATGAGATCAGATTGAACAACGCGATGGTGATGGCATCGAGTAAATTGATTGACTCCCATCTTTGCTGCAGGGGAAGCAGTTCTATATCTGCAGGTATAATAAAAGAGTAGGAAAAGTGTTAGAAGTATTTTGTGCCATTCCGTTTGCCCCTCCCACAACAAATGTTGCATAATATTAGAGCAAATAGTAttctcattttaatttatttgacaaaCACGTGTGAATGAAATTAGGGATCGCAATGGTGAATTATTTTGGACCACTGCTGCTCTTTTACTCTTTTAACTCAGTTATCTCCAGCAAGAGGCTCTTGATGCTCCATGTTTCTCCAGCATCACCGAATGAGAcctttttattttgggatttgaATTTCATGTCACTTTTTGTAAGTAATTGTATGAGTGGGGATccttataattttatagtaaTAGCAGAACTGCTTTCCTGTTTCAACCACATCCTCTCAAGTCTTCCGGCTTTAACCCATTTTCTACCATCTTTTGTAAATGGAGCTTACGACTTACGTGAGTTCTCTTGTAATAGGACCCCCAAATCCAATAGATTAAAGATTTTTCCCATTctaattatctttttaataaaCCATAAAACTCTCTGTGTCTATATATATGCTTTTCCATTTTACCTCACAAGATGGGTATCTCCCAAGATTTCCACATCAAAGCTTTAATTACCAATAATTTCGGATAtattaaccaaaaataattataattaaaataaataaataaagggtaaTCACAAAAGAAAACGAGGAAGGCGATCAACCCTACAATTTAGGACCActttgttttgctttttttgTGTCTACTTTGTTTAATGTTGTGTTGGAGAAATTATGTATTTGCGTTAccagaaataaattttaattagttttttttttataatgaaaCATTTCCTTATCGTATTAtgggttaaaatatgctttaaGGTTTTGTACGTTTcctacatttaaaatttaatcccttacttttattttaagaaatgtaatttctctactttttaattttaaaatataagtctaattattaacctcgtcaatttatttttaaattcatgtttattatattctttttacATGCTTactgagtattttttattttaaaatttcacattaatagaacaattttaatagattaattattagacttaaattttaaaataaaaaataaaaaattatattattaaaaatataaataaagagtctaaattctaaatataataaaatacagAGATTTAGAGTATATTATGCGGGTTACGTAACCCAAAAACAAGAAGGAAAAACACACTGTTACTTTGGAACATATTCTATGCAGTTATATGCCATACAAGATCCGAAATATTGGCTTTGGCAGCATCGGATGTGTTGCTTTTGTTGTTcataccaaaaataattcaattggCTTAAGATTCTTTGTCTCTCTGGTTCTTATCTCTTAACGTAATATGCTTAccttatttatacttatattttatttttgtaaaataaaaaaatttaatacaacagtgtttttatcttttcatgttttctaataaaataataattttattttaaattattaacttccaatttggttttaatatatactttttataaatatattatttatatagtttttcaCCCCGTGTGTCATAAAACTAGTCAATGTTGAGAGATTGATTAAGTTGGTGTCACTCATCAATTAGATCTCAACTTAGTTAAGAAATTACCAAAAGtgtcttaattttataaaataataaaattattttgaaagtatttatgtcattttatattttgataattcaaaaaatacataaaatattaaaatattgaataactcaatcataaaatattaaaatattgaataactcaattttttttcttttttataccatttttttatggatttgttATACAAATGATTTCAGCCATCTCAGAGTGTATCATAacttaattatatgtaataattttcttctcaagtcaaatgACTAGTAATGCGATGTAATTTTTTGGTTTCACAATGTATCAACTGAAACAAATCTGATTGTTAATCTTCCGGGTTCGTAAACCCATTAATATGATGTAATACCATTATTATTgcatataatttttgaaatgttgAAGAATTACCTAGAAGACATgacaaaactttaaaattattaatctattataattataataaaaaactaataaactATCACGTTtatctaaattattaaattatttataaattacagAAAAACTCATGGGGCTTAAATTTAAGAGTTAAATGACTCCAAAAAATTAAAGCTTGAGTTTTGTTATTTCAACCAAAaggttattaaaattatacacaATACTTTTTTATAGTGTGCGCTATCCTTTTAATCTGGTTCtgttttgtaattaatattttaattagagtgTTTATTGGTTGGGGGTGGGTTCTactaattgtttattattaatttgtacCCAAAGACCATTAATTATTAACCACAAATCATGTACGACTGATAAGCTATGCGTAGCTAATAAATTAAGTACTTTTTGTTTTACGTAAAATATGAAAACAGTAATAGTATAATGAATTCAACAGCTTTTTGGTAGTGTTTTTTCGTATAATTTCTCATGTGTTGCCCAAATTGGCAAATTAGTCattgaaaaaataagaaatttctaaataaataatcaatgtTGTATACAGTACACCCACAAATCATTTTGTCTACTCTGTATTTGCAGTGACTTTCTTATCCCTCTCAATCATTccactcatcttcttcaatttccGTTTTCGGCCTTACGCGCTTAAGCTTTAGTATGAACAGCGAAACAGGCAAATCTTTCTTACTTTTGGCTCTGTCAGTTTATTTTCGCTATTCCTCCGATTGATAGACCAGAAACTGCAAGAAAAGTTTTTCTCCGAAGATTTTGTCTCCAAACTGtgtggaattttttttttttttggctttcttTTGCAGTGATTGAGTTTTTAGGCAACGTTCCCTTGCTGCAGAGATTACCGAGTTCTGTGTTCAAGAGAATCGctgatgttgtaaaatttaagcACTTTGGTAATTTATGAAGTTCTGATCCGAATTcagttaaatgaaattttttcgaTCTGAATTTTCATTTGATCTACGTGACTGCATATATTTTGTCTTTGATTTGCTTTATACGCTACCCAACAGAATCTTTCATCAGGTTAAATCGAACTGcaatgaaatatattaaaactgaTTACTTACTGGTTTTGCTTAAAATAATTTGCGTTGCAGAGAAAGGAGATTATGTCGTTCGGGAAGGAGAAGTTGGAGACGGTATCTATTTCGTATGGGAAGGAGAGGTCtggtttttctattttcctctcCCCCCTATTTTAAGTACATTTTTATCCCTTCCGTTAGGTTGTTACTTTcagttatttatttgcttttcaaaaattattcaaagatggatgcaatataaatatatattgacGATGAGGAAATAgctaaaattgataattttgtatACAAATAAAGTACTATTTGTTTCTAGAAGCAAAAATATGAACCAAATAGAGTCCTTTTTGCTGAGTTTCAATTTTGTGGTTTATAGGCTGAAGTATCTGGATCAGTCCATGCTGAAGAAGAAAACCGACTTGAGTATCAATTGAAACGATATGATTACTTTGGCCATGGTTAAAGCTTCTCTATCTTTCCTCAGTGTTATATTTTTGCAACTTTTGAATATTGACCTGTTTTAGTTTGAAGAGTTTTTGTGTGTGCATTCTTTGTGATCGATCTTATATGAACAAGAACCGCCTAAAATCAACTAATGATGGAGGAATTAGtcctaaattgaatataattgagCTTGCTTTTGCAGTTAATCCTGAATCAGTTCACGTGGCAGATATAATTGCCTTAACTAAGGTAGAGCtacatatttctttcttcttttgcaTAACTTTTCTTGGTTAATTAGAACATTCCAATTTCCAACCACTCAagcttataaaaatatatttggtgATAACATGGACTACTTGTTACTACAGCTGACCTGCCTGTTTCTACCTCACGAGCATTGCACTTTGCTTCAGTCAAAATCTATCTGGAGCACAGATAGGACGACGGAGACCTGTGCGCTCGTGGAAAGTATATTGCATTTGGAGCCAATAGAAGTAtgcttcttctttctcttttatttattctattgcCATTAGGAAGAGTGAAGTTTGAGAGTTCGTGTTTTCTTCGTATACTTTTAACTGTGGCAGTTTTCTTTCCTTGTAGAAACATGTTAATAGAGTTGGAAAACAATTGATCTAATTAGGTTCTTCTCATAACCTCTTTACCTAGAcctttttttcccccttttggTTGTAGTTAAACATATTCCAGGGGATTACTTTGCCAGATGCACCAAAATTTGGGAAGGTCTTTGGAGGACAGTTTGTTGGACAGGCAAGTTTAATCTTCTTCTCTCCTTTATTCACATTGTCGATCCTAAGTTCCTCACATTTACCTCGTATGATAGCATCATTTAATATGCTGCTTTTGTATTTACTTGTGTGCTTGATGCTTGTGATAGTCAATGATATTTAAGCACTGTTGTTTTAGGTGGAGATTATAAGTTTCTATTGGTAGTTTGTGAGGTTAAACGGTGGCCTAATATGTTTTCTGGATTGGTATTGATTTAGACATGAAGTTGCTGGCACTCAAACACTGACTGTCTCAGAGTTTTGAGCAAATGGTAAATGTATTATGCTGTGCCGTCAGTGAatttatatggatatatatcTACTTAAATATGGTTGTTGGTATTTAGTTCATAGTGAGGTAGTATGTTTTCTGCATTAAGTGGTTTAATTGACTTGATGGACTTAGTAGTTGTTGTCTTATTTGCTTCCTGTTGATTGTCATGCTGTTTAAACTGAGGTAATTGTTATCCTTTTTTTTGTCGCCACTGTTCAGGCACTGGCTGCAGCATCAAAAACTGTTGATTCTCTTAAAATTGTCCATAGTTTGCactcttattttcttatggTTGGGGATTTTAATAGTAAGTGCCTTATCTGTGAGCATTATTCAATAAATAGATTCATCATATTTTTCTGGTTTTTAGAAATTTCCTGCGGTTGATATTTTTACTGTTTAACTAAATTTGTGCATGAGTCCTTATAAATGGGTCATTATCCCACATCTTCAATCTTCATAACTGTAACAATTTGAACTATGTCCAATCGAACAAATTTCGTTCTTCATTTTCTATCTTCCTGTCATTTGGAAGGAAAGTTAGATAGTGCAAGTAAAGAAAGCAGAAGATATGCCATGACTCATGACCTCAGAGAAATGAATATTAGGTGTCAAAATTGTACAAGtagatagaaaaattataaactcattaccctctttcatttcttaaaatgaaaaaaaaaattgcagtAAGCTGGATAGGCAATTTTGTTTCACTTTTAGCCTCCAAACACTTATTGATTCTGCCCCGTTTCTTAAGAATTTGTCTTAGAAATTATGGTTGGATGAAAGGCTTTGAGTATGCTTTTCTAGCTAGTGTctgaatttaatgtatatgtaaATTTGTGAGTAAATTATTTGAAcatctttcatataaaaaaaaccaGTACCATGAATAAATCATAgcttttacattgtttttgctTATTGAACTTTTCATGGTAAATCACCAGTTCATCTTGATATTGAAATTAGCAGTTCAAGTGAAAGTTTTCTTAATAGCAAATATTTATATCTGTATTATCTCTGTTCTTTTTTACAGTACCAATAATATATCAAGTTAATCGTCTACGTGATGGTAGAAACTTTGCTACCCGTAGAGTAGATGCAATACAAAAAGGAAACATCGTATTCACACTATTAGCTTCTTTTCAGGTGTGATTTGtcttctcattttatttttgaaggttCCAATCTAGCTTTTTAGTTCTTCAATTATTGGCTCATTCAGTTTTTCGCGTGAGCTTAAGTgttaaa
This genomic window contains:
- the LOC105802694 gene encoding beta-amylase 7 isoform X1, with the protein product MSADMQKLIGANEEDDEEEIEMDVKEEDNEDHENGQKHIAAQMMLGADGVMPSTSHQFQIQQQLQEQVSTPGGGARRSRPLEEKERTKLRERHRRAITARILAGLRKHGNYNLRVRADINDVIAALAREAGWVVLPDGTTFPSRSQGSRPAGDSSAGLTSSSSQMLSQQVPPTSLQGVSSGYCASVEYNACHMKGVFMPTPAPYDLSSSGHSQSSGMVGNGGEQTESLPLIAGSMEVINEQIIGLPPKLPERDFAGTPYVPVYVMLPLGVVNMKCELVDPDGLLKQLRVLKSINVDGVMIDCWWGIVEADAPQEYNWNGYRRLFQMVHELKLKLQVVMSFHECGGNVGDDVCIPLPHWVAEIGRSNPDIFFTDREGRRNTECLSWGIDKERVLRGRTAVEVYFDFMRSFRVEFNEFFEDGIISMVEVGLGPCGELRYPSCPVKHGWRYPGIGEFQCYDQYMLKSLMKAAEMRGHSFWARGPDNAGSYSSHPHETGFFCDEGDYDGYYGRFFLNWYSQLLINHGDLVLSLAKLAFEGSCIAAKLPGIHWWYKTSSHAAELTAGFYNPCNRDGYIAIAAMLHKHGAALNFARAELQFLEQREDLQEALANPQGLVWQVLNAAWETCITVVSENAFVCHDRVGYNKILENVKPVNDPDGRHFSSFTYLRLTPLLMERQNFMEFERFVKRMHGEAVLYLQGSQW
- the LOC105802694 gene encoding beta-amylase 7 isoform X2 — protein: MSADMQKLIGANEEDDEEEIEMDVKEEDNEDHENGQKHIAAQMMLGADGVMPSTSHQFQIQQQLQEQVSTPGGGARRSRPLEEKERTKLRERHRRAITARILAGLRKHGNYNLRVRADINDVIAALAREAGWVVLPDGTTFPSRSQGSRPAGDSSAGLTSSSSQMLSQQVPPTSLQGVSSGYCASVEYNACHMKGVFMPTPAPYDLSSSGHSQSSGMVGNGGEQTESLPLIAGSMEVINEQIIGLPPKLPERDFAGTPYVPVYVMLPLGVVNMKCELVDPDGLLKQLRVLKSINVDGVMIDCWWGIVEADAPQEYNWNGYRRLFQMVHELKLKLQVVMSFHECGGNVGDDVCIPLPHWVAEIGRSNPDIFFTDREGRRNTECLSWGIDKERVLRGRTAVEVYFDFMRSFRVEFNEFFEDGIISMVEVGLGPCGELRYPSCPVKHGWRYPGIGEFQCYDQYMLKSLMKAAEMRGHSFWARGPDNAGSYSSHPHETGFFCDEGDYDGYYGRFFLNWYSQLLINHGDLVLSLAKLAFEGSCIAAKLPGIHWWYKTSSHAAELTAGFYNPCNRDGYIAIAAMLHKHGAALNFARAELQFLEQREDLQEALANPQGLVWQVLNAAWETCITVVSENAFVCHDRVGYNKILENVKPVNDPDGRHFSSFTYLRLTPLLMERQNFMEFERFVKRMHD
- the LOC105802694 gene encoding beta-amylase 7 isoform X3, producing MSADMQKLIGANEEDDEEEIEMDVKEEDNEDHENGQKHIAAQMMLGADGVMPSTSHQFQIQQQLQEQVSTPGGGARRSRPLEEKERTKLRERHRRAITARILAGLRKHGNYNLRVRADINDVIAALAREAGWVVLPDGTTFPSRSQGSRPAGDSSAGLTSSSSQMLSQQVPPTSLQGVSSGYCASVEYNACHMKGVFMPTPAPYDLSSSGHSQSSGMVGNGGEQTESLPLIAGSMEVINEQLGVVNMKCELVDPDGLLKQLRVLKSINVDGVMIDCWWGIVEADAPQEYNWNGYRRLFQMVHELKLKLQVVMSFHECGGNVGDDVCIPLPHWVAEIGRSNPDIFFTDREGRRNTECLSWGIDKERVLRGRTAVEVYFDFMRSFRVEFNEFFEDGIISMVEVGLGPCGELRYPSCPVKHGWRYPGIGEFQCYDQYMLKSLMKAAEMRGHSFWARGPDNAGSYSSHPHETGFFCDEGDYDGYYGRFFLNWYSQLLINHGDLVLSLAKLAFEGSCIAAKLPGIHWWYKTSSHAAELTAGFYNPCNRDGYIAIAAMLHKHGAALNFARAELQFLEQREDLQEALANPQGLVWQVLNAAWETCITVVSENAFVCHDRVGYNKILENVKPVNDPDGRHFSSFTYLRLTPLLMERQNFMEFERFVKRMHGEAVLYLQGSQW
- the LOC105802688 gene encoding acyl-CoA hydrolase 2; protein product: MNSETVIEFLGNVPLLQRLPSSVFKRIADVVKFKHFEKGDYVVREGEVGDGIYFVWEGEAEVSGSVHAEEENRLEYQLKRYDYFGHVNPESVHVADIIALTKLTCLFLPHEHCTLLQSKSIWSTDRTTETCALVESILHLEPIELNIFQGITLPDAPKFGKVFGGQFVGQALAAASKTVDSLKIVHSLHSYFLMVGDFNIPIIYQVNRLRDGRNFATRRVDAIQKGNIVFTLLASFQKEEEGFDHQEAMMPSVPAPDRLLSLDELRELRLTDPRLPMSYRKKVATKKFVPWPIEIRFCAPNTNTNQTKSDPSLRYWFRAKGKLSDDQALHRCVVAFASDLIFSSVSLNPHRRKGFKSASLSLDHSMWFHRHLRADDWLLFVIVSPTASVTRGFVSGQMFNRKGELVVSLTQEALLRMARPPNPATVSKL